The genomic window AACCATGAATCCATTTGTACCATAATGAGTGATGCACTTATTCATTTTacagaaattaaagaaataaataaataaaatatagaaaatcactactttttttttttgtgcataaAATCACTATtaccatatatatatgtaaatgtaaaatataataataaaattaagcattGTATCTGGTTGAAAATAGTCTTATAGTAGTAGTTATCTGCCCGAGAAGATTTATGGATTTAAGTACAAAAAGAATAGACTCTTGGTAACATGTatcctaagggcacatgttaagaatccaaaagtagaaatattctcttaaattttgtgtaattaagttgtgatcaagtttaaaaagtgaattaaatgcattaattatgataaaatatttcattttttgaatcactaacatgtgtccttagggCATTTTAGCTTTtcccaaagaaaaaatataataataaataggaattttgtttcaaaaataataataataaataggaATTGAATTGTATTGAACTTTTTGTGAGACTGCATTATTTCATATTTCTGTGGGGACAGACAACAAGACTACAAGAGCCAATTGGTTAAACAATCTACCATACCTACCATAATTTTTGTGAGGATAATAACCTACCTACCACATTACCATCATTTTTGTGAGGATAATAACATTCTATCTATGATGCCCTTGGGGCAACATGCGTTATGATAACTGAGACACATGCTGTGATGTTGATGAGtaacatgactttttttttgttcataatAAGTAGAACTATTAAACACAAAGGCAAAAGAGACCAAGAGATTGTCTATCATTATTTTGAATGATATCATTTACTTTAGTTGGGGTGAAGACCGTGCATAATATTAAGGTCAACAGGGACTTGTCTGTTCTTGCAAAACTacatcaaacataaaaaaattaatctgaGCTTAATATAGACTTAAGACAATTCTAagtaatttatttcaaaaacaaacttTGTGGCAAGCAAACTGTATGAACAATGAAAATAGAGAACCTTTGTATTCTTGAACTTCTTTGTCCAAATCTTAAACTTCCTGTATTGTTTTTATCCAAAAGAAACAAGCTGTGAAACAGATTATAAAAAGAATACCAACTTTGAAAGCAAaatctaaaaagaaaagaaaaatggccCTCATTCACAGATGAGTTACTATGATTTATGAACAATGAAATAGGCATATGAGAAACAAACAAGCTTGTTTGAAGTAATCAACGAAGCAAAAATTCATGCATCGAATCAGGACTCCCAAGGAGATCACCATAGGGTCTTTTGCCTATGGAGTCTTTCAAGATTGTTATTTGACCTTCCTTCACAAGTATATCTTCATCAAGTGTATCTATTTTCTCCTTCAACATGTTGATCTCTGAGTTTAACAGCATATTCTGCTCACTACATTGCTTCACTTTCTCCCACATCTTATCTCTCTCCTCTGACACTTTGGGCAACATTCCCCTCATGATTGTTAATTCTCTGTTAGACTCTTGAAGATCACGTTGAAGGCAGTTTATGTTCTCATCTTTCTTCATCATCTGTTACGACAGACCAAAAAACAAGTTTCACTTTCAAATACTAGCAATTGAATAAAATTTCCCCATCGACAACAATTAACAACAGAGTAACTGCAAAAAATCTTAtccaataaaaacaaaaacagcaaaaaaaaaaatctccatTAGCTGAATTTAATCAATAAATTCCAATACTGGTGAGGTGACAGACCTGAAGCTCAAGGTTCTTCATCTCGTGAGACACAGTTGAAAGGTTGTCAAATGTATTTTGCACCTCAGATCTAAGTATGTCGTTTCCCCTTACTGCTGTAGCAAGTTCAGCTTGCATTTGCTCAACTTGGAGCTCTTTGGAGTACAGCTTTTCTCTTAATAAACTTGTTACCAAGCGTTCAGCTTTAAGCTCAGTTCGTAAAATTTCCTATACAAGAAACAGCGTGAGCATGATGCGCACACCAAGATAATTTCAACGAAAAATATACTAATGATTTAAAAGAAAGGTTAGCGACAATAGTAGAATAGCGCATTTAAAATGTTCATTCCTCTAAAATTCAAGTAAAGAAAAATCTATAGCAGAAACTCACCTCTGATGATTGATCATTCAGTTTAGCTAACATATCATCATCTATAGTCAATAGATTTGACTTTTCTTTCAACAAAGAAGGCATCATCTGCAAACTCCTTGTTAAACCCTCAGTGCCACTTTTGAGTCCATGAATTTTGGTTTCAGATTCAACAATAAATTGTCCACCTAAACCATTTCCAATAATTTGTCCATTCCCTTTAATGAATTCCAGTAACTTTGAACACAAGTATGTGCTTTCATTTAGCATTGTAAGGCCTTGATTCTGAAGGCAGCAGATGCGGGCGCACAGTTCTTTGTCTAGTTTATAAGTAGCAACAATGCATTCTTTCCCATCACCTTTCAACCGGTTTAATAGAGTTATATTTTCTTGGCGGAGAGAGTCCTCCTCAAACTTGTGTGATTCCAGCTCCCTTCTCAAGGCCAATTCTATTCCCGTTAACCTCATTAACTCCATCTGCATTTTCTTGATGTGCTTATCAATGCTCTCCGCAGACTGGTTCTTACGAAGGTCCTCATTAAACCCATCTCGTAATCCTATTATTGTCTTCTCTTGCTCACTGCAAGTTCTTAGTAATCTCGCTACAGACTTGTGCAAATCTTTGCACTCCTTGTCCTTCTCTTCTAAATTTCTTCGAAGGCAGTCCCTGTTTTCTTCAGCTGTCTTGCATCTGTCTTGTAGTTCCAAGAGGTTTTGCTGCAAATCCAGAATCTCCCCTTTCATATTTTCTGCCTTACCGGTCAACACCTTGAGTTGTTGGTCACTATGTGTCATTACACTTTTGCTTTCTGTTTCCCTCTCAGTAAGAGAAGAGACTTCCCTTTGAAGTGATACATTCTGCTCTGCAAGCTCTCTAACTCGTTCGCGAAGCCTTTGCTCTTCTAACTGGTACTTCTCAAGTTTAAATGACCAGTCACTTGACCTCCTGTCCAATTCCTTCTCCAATGCTGACTGCATctcattcttttctttttctagtCTTTGAATccgaagttccagttctgactTTACACATTTAAGTTCTTCCTTGGCAGAAGCTCTGTCAGCAATTTGGGACCTTAGATGGGTTGTAACTTCTAGAGCCAAGCTTATTTTCTCCTCTACTAAGTTCCTGATTGTTTGAATCAGTGTTGTCACGTCATAACCATAGTCAGGAAAAAAGTTTTCATGTTCCAATTTCTGTGAAAGAAGAATAACTCTCTCCTCAGCTTCCTTTGATCTTCTCAGTAGTTCTGCATCAAGATCCTCTTCAGGCTCATCACAGCTTAAACCCTCACAATTACCATCCATGCCATGATATCCGTTGGACATTCTATATGGTTCTTCCAATGAATAGCTTTTTGGTGGAGCATCATCAAAATCAGATTCATAGCGTCCATTCATTGATCTAGCATAGATATCTTCGATTGTGATTGGATTGTCAACAGAAAAATTATTTGAACTCCTTTTTGAAATATCACAAGTTTGAGAAAGTCTCTCAATGACATTTTTTGCAAGAGTTCTTGGAGATTCATGTCCATACCCATTTTCTGTCCAATCTCGGGATGAGGTACGAAGACGGCTAAATGAATGAGCCCTTGGTTTGT from Trifolium pratense cultivar HEN17-A07 linkage group LG1, ARS_RC_1.1, whole genome shotgun sequence includes these protein-coding regions:
- the LOC123910709 gene encoding intracellular protein transport protein USO1-like isoform X1, translated to MKKLFFFRSSASSGESKNSTPPKSKNEQLSWEVFSDSGLKNQAHGKSEDNGFFSKSRNKVADNQSSCTGPSLRRSRSMSSASFHFKDPTRSPSSSIASDPYHQFEHSLRSQTQSSEKRDKPSQSAVSTVQNSQRCERPASSSSRSHHESSANSTCSSNISSMVVDRYIDGEQQLEENRPRSSSQKNSSRHGNHCTKLPPKVQHTTPNSPTNGIKDKPRAHSFSRLRTSSRDWTENGYGHESPRTLAKNVIERLSQTCDISKRSSNNFSVDNPITIEDIYARSMNGRYESDFDDAPPKSYSLEEPYRMSNGYHGMDGNCEGLSCDEPEEDLDAELLRRSKEAEERVILLSQKLEHENFFPDYGYDVTTLIQTIRNLVEEKISLALEVTTHLRSQIADRASAKEELKCVKSELELRIQRLEKEKNEMQSALEKELDRRSSDWSFKLEKYQLEEQRLRERVRELAEQNVSLQREVSSLTERETESKSVMTHSDQQLKVLTGKAENMKGEILDLQQNLLELQDRCKTAEENRDCLRRNLEEKDKECKDLHKSVARLLRTCSEQEKTIIGLRDGFNEDLRKNQSAESIDKHIKKMQMELMRLTGIELALRRELESHKFEEDSLRQENITLLNRLKGDGKECIVATYKLDKELCARICCLQNQGLTMLNESTYLCSKLLEFIKGNGQIIGNGLGGQFIVESETKIHGLKSGTEGLTRSLQMMPSLLKEKSNLLTIDDDMLAKLNDQSSEEILRTELKAERLVTSLLREKLYSKELQVEQMQAELATAVRGNDILRSEVQNTFDNLSTVSHEMKNLELQMMKKDENINCLQRDLQESNRELTIMRGMLPKVSEERDKMWEKVKQCSEQNMLLNSEINMLKEKIDTLDEDILVKEGQITILKDSIGKRPYGDLLGSPDSMHEFLLR
- the LOC123910709 gene encoding intracellular protein transport protein USO1-like isoform X2, which translates into the protein MKKLFFFRSSASSGESKNSTPPKSKNEQLSWEVFSDSGLKNQAHGKSEDNGFFSKSRNKVADNQSSCTGPSLRRSRSMSSASFHFKDPTRSPSSSIASDPYHQFEHSLRQTQSSEKRDKPSQSAVSTVQNSQRCERPASSSSRSHHESSANSTCSSNISSMVVDRYIDGEQQLEENRPRSSSQKNSSRHGNHCTKLPPKVQHTTPNSPTNGIKDKPRAHSFSRLRTSSRDWTENGYGHESPRTLAKNVIERLSQTCDISKRSSNNFSVDNPITIEDIYARSMNGRYESDFDDAPPKSYSLEEPYRMSNGYHGMDGNCEGLSCDEPEEDLDAELLRRSKEAEERVILLSQKLEHENFFPDYGYDVTTLIQTIRNLVEEKISLALEVTTHLRSQIADRASAKEELKCVKSELELRIQRLEKEKNEMQSALEKELDRRSSDWSFKLEKYQLEEQRLRERVRELAEQNVSLQREVSSLTERETESKSVMTHSDQQLKVLTGKAENMKGEILDLQQNLLELQDRCKTAEENRDCLRRNLEEKDKECKDLHKSVARLLRTCSEQEKTIIGLRDGFNEDLRKNQSAESIDKHIKKMQMELMRLTGIELALRRELESHKFEEDSLRQENITLLNRLKGDGKECIVATYKLDKELCARICCLQNQGLTMLNESTYLCSKLLEFIKGNGQIIGNGLGGQFIVESETKIHGLKSGTEGLTRSLQMMPSLLKEKSNLLTIDDDMLAKLNDQSSEEILRTELKAERLVTSLLREKLYSKELQVEQMQAELATAVRGNDILRSEVQNTFDNLSTVSHEMKNLELQMMKKDENINCLQRDLQESNRELTIMRGMLPKVSEERDKMWEKVKQCSEQNMLLNSEINMLKEKIDTLDEDILVKEGQITILKDSIGKRPYGDLLGSPDSMHEFLLR